A segment of the Corynebacterium liangguodongii genome:
CGACGACCCGGCCGCCGAGGCCATCCGGGAGTGGGAGTTTAGCGGGGTGGTCGACGCGGTGATCCTCTCGAGCGAGGTCGGGGCGGAAAAGCCGGATCGCGTGGCGTTCCAGGCCGCCGCCGACGCCGTGGAGGCGCCGTTGGTGGACTGTGTGATGACCGATGATGACATCATGAACGTCCGCGCGGCGGTGGAAAACGGCATGATCGGCATCTTGCACACGGCCTTCGAGCGCACCGCGGTGGAGGTCCAGTCCCTCTTTGGCATCGAGGGCGAGTTCTAGTGCGCGTCTACATCCCGGCGACGTTCGCCATGCTCGCTCAGCTGCAGGAGACCGGGGTGCTCCACGCCCGCGGCGGGTGGGCGTTCGCGGCGACGCCGGAGCTCACCGAGTTCTATACCTCCGGCGACATCGAGGAGATTGAGGCGATCGCGTTCGACGACGCCGCGATGGCGTCGATACGCCTGCTCGCGATTGGTGACGAAGAGAGGTTCCCGCACCGCCGCGTCGTCGTCTCCGCCGACGTCGAGGGCGCGGCCGGCGAGCCGGAGATGGGCGAGAGCGTGGTCAGGCTCGCGGGGCCGATTTCGCGTGGCGACGTCGCCGCGGTCCACGTCGACGTCGCTGAGGCCGAGGAGGCGACGCGCAGGGCGATTGCTCACATCGACGCCGCCGATCTTGGCGACGAAGACGCCGAACTCGCCGTCGGCGACGCGCAGGACAACTACATGGCCTTCTACCACCCGAGCGAGCTGCCCTTTCTTATCGAGCTCCTTTAAGCTCCCACTCGTTGTTGCTGCGCAGCGCCTCGAGCAGCCTGCGCACGGCCCGGGCCCGCCTGCCCACGGGAGTATCCGCGTCCAAGGCGTCCCAGGCGCACTCCGGATCGGCCGGCGGGCCGAGGTGGCTGCACCCGCGCGGGCAATCCTCGGCAGCGGCGGCGAGCTCGGGGAAGACCGCGACGACCTGGTCGGGCGAGACGTGGGCGAGGCCGAAGGAGCGGATACCGGGGGTGTCGATGATCCAGCCCCCGCCGGGCACCTCGAGGGCGACCGACTGGGTCGAGGTGTGGCGGCCCTTGCCCACCCCGGAGACTTCGCCGGTGAGCCGGTTGGCGCCGGGGACGATCCTGTTGACCAGCGTGGACTTGCCCACGCCCGAGTGCCCGATGAGCGCGGTGAGCCGTCCAGTGAGCATCGCGGTGAGCTCGTCGATCTCGTCGTCGATGCCGACTTCGAGGACATCGACGTCGAGGTCGGTGAGCTCGGAGCGAAAGACCCCCGGGTCGGCCAGGTCGGATTTGGTCAGGCACACCACGGGGGTCACGCCGCCGACGAAGGCGGCGATGAGGGCGCGCTCGACAAAGCCTATGCGCGGCGGCGGGTCGGCCACGGCGGTGACGATGAGGAGGAGCTCGGCGTTGGCGACGATGATGCGCTCGTAGGGGTCGGTGTCATCGGCCGTGCGCCGCAGCACGGAGCTGCGCTCGGCGCGCTTGACGATGCGGGCGAGGGTGTCTTTGCGCCCGCTCGTATCGCCGACGACCCCGACGCGGTCGCCGACCTCGACGGAGACCCGCTTGAGCTCGCGGGCGCGCATGCATTGCACCACCGCCCCGGTGTCCTCGATGACGACTCCCCACCGCCCCCGGTCTTTGGTCACCACCATGCCGTCGACGGCGTCGTCGTGGGAGGGGCGGTCCTTCGAGCGCGGGCGAGATCCCTTGCCGGGCCGCACCCGCACGTCGGACTCGTCGAAGTCGCTAAACCGCCGCGCCACGCGCTAGGCCTCCACCGCTGCGGCCTCGCCCACCATGTCCTCCCACATGCCCGCGAAGCCGGGCAGGGTCTTCGCGGTGGTGCCGATGTCTTCGACGCTCACGCCCTTAGTGACAAGCCCGATGATCGCCCCGGCCGTGGCCATGCGGTGGTCCTCATACGAGCGCCACGTGCCGCCGTGCAGGCGCGCCGGGCTGATCCGCAGGCCGTCCGCGCTCTCCTCGCACCTGCCCCCGAGCCGGTTGATCTCCTCCGTTAAGGCGGCAAGCCGGTCGGTTTCGTGCCCCCGCAGGTGGGCGATGCCCGTGATCTCGCTCGGCGAGCTGGCGCAGGCCGCGAGGGCAGCCACGGTGGGGGTGAGCTCGCCGATATCGCTCATGTCGAGGCGGATGCCTCGCAGCGTGCCGCGCGAGGGGCCGCGCACAGTCAAGATGTGCTCGGCGTCGATGTCGATCTCGCAGCCCATGCGCTCCACGATGCCGCGAATCGCGTCGCCGGGCTGTGTGGTCACGGCGGGCCAGCCCGGGACGCTCACCACCCCGCCGGTCACCGCGGCCGCGGCGAGGAACGGGGTCGCATTCGACAGGTCGGGCTCGATCTCCCAGTGGCGGGCGCGGATGCGCTGCGGGGCGACGTGCCACCTATGCCCGGAGGATTCGACCACCACCCCGGCCTCGGCGAGCATCGCTAAGGTCATCTCGATGTGGGGAAGCGAGGGGAGCGTCGCCCCGGTGTGGGTGATGCTCCCCCCGCGGTCGAAGCGAGCGGCGGCGAGCAGGAGGCCGGAGACGAACTGAGAGGAACCGGAGGCATCGATCTCGACGTCGCCCCCGCGCACAGCGCCGCGGCCGTGGACGATAAAGGGTAGCTCGTCGCCGGTGATCTCAACGCCGAGCTGGCGCAGCGCCGTGAGGATCGCGGCAATCGGGCGCTGGCGGGCGCGCGCGTCGCCGTCGAAACGCACCTCGCCCGTGGCGAGGGCCGCCACGGCGGGCACGAAGCGCATGACGGTGCCGGCGAGCCCGCAATCGACCTCGGCGCCGCCCAGCTGGCCCGGGGTGACCTCGACGACGCCGCCCGACTCGGCGAAGCCGACGCCCATCGCGCCGAGCGCCTGGCGCATGAGGTCGGTATCGCGCGAGCGCAGCGCGCCGGAGATGGTCGAGGTTCCCTCGCCCAGCGCGGCGAGGATATAGGCCCGATTGGTCAGCGACTTCGACCCCGGGATGACCTGGGTATGGGTGATCGGGGTCGCGGAATAAGGCGCGGGCCACAGCTGTGTCATGCCCACCATCATAAGCCAGCCATAATGGGGGGTATGTGTGGACGTTTCGTTCTCTTTACAACGGGCAACGAGCTTATCGACGCCATCGCGGCGATCCCCGGCGTCGACTCCGTTGCCGCACCCGACGGCACGCCCCCACCGCGCTACAACGTCGCCCCCACCCAGCAGGTCCCCCTCGTGCGCCTGAAAGGGGCCCAGGCCTCGCTCAACGCCGCACGCTGGGGCCTGATCCCGCGCTGGAAGAAGGACGAGCGAGGCGCCCCGCTGTTTAACGCCCGCGCCGAGACGGTGGCGGAAAAGCCGTCGTTTCGCCAGGCCTTCGCGGCGCGGCGGGGGCTCATGGTGCTCGACGGGTACTACGAGTGGAAGGACAAGGTCCCCTACTTCGTTGCCCCGGAGCGCGGGATGCTCTACGCGGCGGCGCTGTGGGAGACCGGGGGCGATCAGCTCTCCGCGACGATGGTGACCACCGCGGCCGCCGAGCCGATGGAGTGGCTGCACCACCGGCTGCCGCTGTTCCTCCTGCCCGAGGAGGTCGAGCAGTGGGTGCACGGCACCCCGGAGCAGGCCGGCGAGCTGCTTGGCCCCTCGCGCGTGGCCGGCGAGCTGCGCGCGCGGCACGCGGCGCCCGAGGTGGGCAACGTGCGCAACGACCACGCCGAGCTTATGGGGGCGAACTGAGCCTCGGTGAGGGAGGCGAGGTCGCCGGGGGCGAGTCTCGCGGAGAGGCCGCGGTTGCCGGCGGAGACGGTGATGATGTCACGGTGGGCGAGGGGGGCGTCGATAAGCGTGGGCAGCTTCGTGAGCGTGCCCAGCGGGGAGATGCCGCCAACGATGTAGCCCGTGGCGCGTTGCGCGACGGCCGGATCCGCCAGCTCCGCGCGCTTCCAGCCAAGCGCCTTGGCCGCCTGCTTGAGGGCGAGGCGGGAAGAAGAGGACACGCAGCACAGCGCTAAGGCGCGCTGCGGTCCAGCGACCACCAGCGTCTTGACCACCTCGGCGGGATCGAGGCCGAGCTCAGCGGCGGCGTGGAGGCCGAAATCGTCGCTACCGGGGGTGTATTCCACAACCTCGTGGGGCACCGCGGCAAGGGCCGCGAGCGCGCGTGTCCGTGCGGCCATCGCCCTAGACCTCCTCGATGACGATCGTGCCCATGCGGGAGGCGCGCTCGAAGGCACCCGGAGTGCCGAGCAAGGACCTGTAGTTCTCCGGCACGATCTGCCAGCTCAGGCCGACGGGATCCCTCATCCACCCGCAGGGCCCGGGGATGCTCGCCAGCGCATCCCACCAGGCGTCGACCTCGGAGTAGGCGACCGCGCACTCTGCGGGCTGCAGGTGCACCCGGGAGGCGGGGAAGGTCTCCGTGTAGAGCGCCCTGGCCTCCCCCACCCGCCTGAAAGCGGGCCCGGCAAAGAGCAGGCGGGGGGACACCCGCTCGGCGGCGTCGTCGTCGCTGCACCAGACGGTCTGGATGATCCTTTGCATGGTCTTCGAGACTATCAGCGTCTATCGGAGCAGATCAGGGCCTACCAGGTCAGCTGCGGGCGGCGGGGCCGTGCGTAGAATGGCGCGCATGGCCGAGACTGACCTCGACACTAGAGACGCTGGCGACACGGGAGACACGGGAGATACTGCCGACCTCAAGGAGCGCTTCGCCGCGGAGGCAATGCCGCTCGTGGACCAGCTCTACGGCGGCGCGCTGCGCATGACCCGCAACCCGCAGGACGCCGAGGACCTCGTGCAGGAGACCTTCCTCAAGGCGTACAAGGCGTTCGGCAGTTACACCCCGGGCACCAACCTGAAG
Coding sequences within it:
- a CDS encoding HAD family hydrolase, translated to MQALIIDYAGVLDTDAEDKRRWRQLISAVKEVGIKTAILSNANGDDPAAEAIREWEFSGVVDAVILSSEVGAEKPDRVAFQAAADAVEAPLVDCVMTDDDIMNVRAAVENGMIGILHTAFERTAVEVQSLFGIEGEF
- a CDS encoding DUF6912 family protein; the encoded protein is MRVYIPATFAMLAQLQETGVLHARGGWAFAATPELTEFYTSGDIEEIEAIAFDDAAMASIRLLAIGDEERFPHRRVVVSADVEGAAGEPEMGESVVRLAGPISRGDVAAVHVDVAEAEEATRRAIAHIDAADLGDEDAELAVGDAQDNYMAFYHPSELPFLIELL
- the rsgA gene encoding ribosome small subunit-dependent GTPase A, whose translation is MARRFSDFDESDVRVRPGKGSRPRSKDRPSHDDAVDGMVVTKDRGRWGVVIEDTGAVVQCMRARELKRVSVEVGDRVGVVGDTSGRKDTLARIVKRAERSSVLRRTADDTDPYERIIVANAELLLIVTAVADPPPRIGFVERALIAAFVGGVTPVVCLTKSDLADPGVFRSELTDLDVDVLEVGIDDEIDELTAMLTGRLTALIGHSGVGKSTLVNRIVPGANRLTGEVSGVGKGRHTSTQSVALEVPGGGWIIDTPGIRSFGLAHVSPDQVVAVFPELAAAAEDCPRGCSHLGPPADPECAWDALDADTPVGRRARAVRRLLEALRSNNEWELKGAR
- the aroA gene encoding 3-phosphoshikimate 1-carboxyvinyltransferase; its protein translation is MVGMTQLWPAPYSATPITHTQVIPGSKSLTNRAYILAALGEGTSTISGALRSRDTDLMRQALGAMGVGFAESGGVVEVTPGQLGGAEVDCGLAGTVMRFVPAVAALATGEVRFDGDARARQRPIAAILTALRQLGVEITGDELPFIVHGRGAVRGGDVEIDASGSSQFVSGLLLAAARFDRGGSITHTGATLPSLPHIEMTLAMLAEAGVVVESSGHRWHVAPQRIRARHWEIEPDLSNATPFLAAAAVTGGVVSVPGWPAVTTQPGDAIRGIVERMGCEIDIDAEHILTVRGPSRGTLRGIRLDMSDIGELTPTVAALAACASSPSEITGIAHLRGHETDRLAALTEEINRLGGRCEESADGLRISPARLHGGTWRSYEDHRMATAGAIIGLVTKGVSVEDIGTTAKTLPGFAGMWEDMVGEAAAVEA
- a CDS encoding SOS response-associated peptidase translates to MCGRFVLFTTGNELIDAIAAIPGVDSVAAPDGTPPPRYNVAPTQQVPLVRLKGAQASLNAARWGLIPRWKKDERGAPLFNARAETVAEKPSFRQAFAARRGLMVLDGYYEWKDKVPYFVAPERGMLYAAALWETGGDQLSATMVTTAAAEPMEWLHHRLPLFLLPEEVEQWVHGTPEQAGELLGPSRVAGELRARHAAPEVGNVRNDHAELMGAN
- a CDS encoding VOC family protein, giving the protein MQRIIQTVWCSDDDAAERVSPRLLFAGPAFRRVGEARALYTETFPASRVHLQPAECAVAYSEVDAWWDALASIPGPCGWMRDPVGLSWQIVPENYRSLLGTPGAFERASRMGTIVIEEV